From the Solanum stenotomum isolate F172 chromosome 4, ASM1918654v1, whole genome shotgun sequence genome, one window contains:
- the LOC125861229 gene encoding aconitate hydratase, cytoplasmic, producing the protein MASENPFKGILTSLPKPGGGEFGKYYSLPALNDPRIDKLPYSIRILLESAIRNCDNFQVKKEDVEKIIDWENTSPKLAEIPFKPARVLLQDFTGVPAVVDLACMRDAMNKLGSNADKINPLVPVDLVIDHSVQVDVARSENAVQANMELEFQRNKERFAFLKWGSNAFRNMLVVPPGSGIVHQVNLEYLGRVVFNREGLLYPDSVVGTDSHTTMIDGLGVAGWGVGGIEAEATMLGQPMSMVLPGVVGFKLSGKLRSGVTATDLVLTVTQMLRKHGVVGKFVEFYGDGMGELSLADRATIANMSPEYGATMGFFPVDHVTLQYLKLTGRSDETVSMIEAYLRANNMFVDYNEPQHEKVYSSCLYLDLAEVEPCMSGPKRPHDRVPLKEMKSDWHSCLDNKVGFKGFAVPKDVQEKVVKFSFHGQDAELKHGSVVIAAITSCTNTSNPSVMLGAALVAKKACDLGLNVKPWVKTSLAPGSGVVTKYLLQSGLQKYLNEQGFHIVGYGCTTCIGNSGDLDESVSSAISENDIVAAAVLSGNRNFEGRVHPLTRANYLASPPLVVAYALAGTVDIDFEKEPIGVGKDGKNVFFRDIWPSTEEIAEVVQSSVLPDMFKSTYEAITKGNNMWNQLSIPATSLYSWEPSSTYIHEPPYFKDMTMDPPGPHGVKDAYCLLNFGDSITTDHISPAGSIHKDSPAAKYLNERGVDRRDFNSYGSRRGNDEIMARGTFANIRIVNKLLNGEVGPKTIHIPSGEKLSVFDAAMKYKSAGQDTIILAGAEYGSGSSRDWAAKGPMLLGVKAVIAKSFERIHRSNLVGMGIVPLCFKAGEDADSLGLTGHERYTIDLPDNISEIRPGQDVTVRTDTGKSFTCIVRFDTEVELAYFNHGGILPYVIRQLSQQ; encoded by the exons ATGG CTTCAGAGAACCCATTTAAAGGCATCCTCACCAGTCTTCCCAAGCCTGGAGGTGGTGAATTCGGGAAGTACTATAGCCTACCTGCTCTGAATGATCCCCGAATTG ACAAGCTGCCATATTCTATCAGAATTCTTCTTGAATCAGCAATCCGTAATTGTGACAATTTTCAAGTCAAAAAGGAAGATGTCGAGAAGATCATTGACTGGGAAAATACTTCGCCGAAGCTAGCGGAGATACCGTTTAAGCCAGCCCGAGTTTTGCTGCAA GATTTTACTGGTGTACCAGCTGTTGTGGACCTTGCTTGCATGCGCGATGCCATGAACAAGCTTGGCAGCAATGCTGACAAGATTAATCCATTG GTGCCGGTAGATCTAGTAATTGACCATTCAGTTCAAGTCGATGTGGCAAGGTCAGAAAATGCAGTCCAAGCTAATATGGAACTTGAATTCCAAAGGAACAAGGAGAGGTTCGCCTTTCTTAAGTGGGGTTCTAATGCTTTCCGCAACATGCTTGTTGTTCCACCAGGTTCTGGTATTGTGCATCAG GTGAATCTTGAATACCTTGGAAGAGTCGTCTTTAATAGGGAAGGTTTACTCTATCCTGATAGTGTTGTCGGAACTGATTCACACACCACTATGATTGATGGGCTTGGAGTTGCTGGCTGGGGTGTTGGAGGTATTGAAGCAGAAGCTACAATGCTTGGTCAG CCTATGAGCATGGTGTTGCCTGGAGTTGTTGGGTTCAAATTATCTGGAAAATTGCGCAGTGGTGTAACTGCCACTGACTTGGTCTTGACAGTCACTCAGATGCTGAGGAAGCATGGTGTTGTTGGAAAGTTTGTTGAGTTCTATG GTGATGGAATGGGTGAACTATCATTGGCTGACAGGGCCACCATTGCCAACATGTCTCCTGAATATGGTGCTACAATGGGTTTCTTCCCTGTAGATCATGTTACTTTGCAGTATCTGAAATTAACAGGGAGAAGTGACGAAACA GTGTCAATGATCGAAGCATATCTGCGCGCCAATAATATGTTCGTCGACTATAATGAG CCTCAACATGAGAAAGTGTACTCTTCTTGTTTGTACCTAGACCTTGCTGAAGTTGAGCCTTGTATGTCAGGGCCAAAAAG ACCTCATGACCGTGTGcctttgaaagaaatgaagtcTGATTGGCACTCTTGCCTTGATAACAAGGTTGGATTCAAG GGATTTGCTGTGCCGAAAGATGTGCAGGAAAAAGTGGTAAAATTTTCTTTCCACGGACAAGATGCAGAGCTCAAGCATGGAAGTGTTGTTATTGCTGCTATCACAAGTTGCACTAATACATCAAATCCCAGTGTTATGCTAGGAGCAGCCCTTGTTGCAAAAAAGGCTTGCGACCTGGGTCTAAAT GTTAAACCATGGGTTAAAACAAGTCTTGCTCCTGGCTCCGGCGTAGTTACTAAATATTTGCTCCAGAG TGGGCTGCAGAAGTATTTAAATGAGCAAGGTTTTCATATTGTTGGATATGGCTGCACAACTTGTATTGGGAATTCTGGAGATTTGGATGAATCAGTTTCTTCTGCTATATCAGAAAATG ACATCGTTGCTGCTGCCGTACTCTCTGGAAATCGAAACTTTGAGGGGCGTGTTCATCCTTTGACGAGAGCAAACTACCTTGCTTCACCTCCTTTAGTGGTTGCCTATGCTCTTGCTGGCACT GTTGATATAGACTTTGAGAAAGAACCAATTGGAGTGGGGAAGGATGGTAAGAATGTCTTCTTCAGGGATATTTGGCCATCGACTGAAGAAATTGCTGAG GTCGTTCAATCAAGTGTATTGCCAGACATGTTCAAGAGTACGTATGAAGCTATTACAAAGGGGAATAACATGTGGAATCAATTGTCAATACCAGCTACCTCGCTCTACTCATGGGAACCTAGTTCTACGTACATTCATGAGCCACCATATTTCAAGGATATGACCATGGATCCCCCAGGGCCCCATGGAGTGAAGGATGCTTACTGCTTGCTGAACTTTGGTGATAGTATTACCACGGATCACATTTCACCAGCTGGAAGCATCCACAAAGATAGCCCTGCTGCTAAGTACCTTAATGAGCGAGGGGTTGATCGCAGGGACTTCAACTCATATGGTAGTCGTCGTGGTAATGATGAAATTATGGCTAGGGGTACTTTTGCCAACATCCGAATTGTTAATAAGCTGTTAAATGGTGAAGTTGGCCCAAAGACAATTCACATTCCCTCTGGAGAGAAGCTCTCCGTGTTTGATGCTGCAATG AAATACAAGTCTGCTGGGCAAGACACAATAATCTTGGCTGGAGCTGAATACGGAAGTGGAAGCTCCCGAGATTGGGCTGCTAAGGGCCCCATGTTGTTG GGAGTTAAAGCTGTAATTGCTAAAAGCTTCGAGAGGATTCACCGTAGCAACTTGGTAGGAATGGGAATTGTGCCTCTATGTTTCAAGGCGGGTGAGGATGCAGATTCACTTGGATTGACAGGTCATGAGCGATATACCATTGATCTCCCAGACAACATTAGCGAGATCCGCCCTGGTCAAGATGTTACTGTACGAACAGACACTGGAAAATCTTTCACATGCATAGTGCGCTTCGACACTGAG
- the LOC125862264 gene encoding NEDD8-activating enzyme E1 regulatory subunit AXR1 isoform X1: protein MAEPKVKYDRQLRIWGEKGQAALEKASICLLNCGPTGSETLKNLVLGGVGSITIVDGSKVEVGDLGNNFMVDESSVGQSKAECVCAFLQELNDAVKAKFIEEHPEELIETNPSFFSQFTLVIATQLVEDSMVKLDRICREANISLIFARSYGLMGLVRISVKEHTVIESKPDHFLDDLRLNDPWPELRRFAETVDLNTTDAVVHKHTPYIIILVKMAEEWANTHGGKLPSTREEKKQFKDLIKSKMITVDEENYKEAMEASFKVFSPQGIGPNLQKIINDSCSEVDSNSSDFWVMVAALKEFIASEGGGETPLEGSIPDMTSSTELYVNLQKTYQAKAEVDFLVMEQRVKNLLKKINRDPASISQANIKSFCRNARKLAVCRYRLIEDEFNSPVQPELQKYLTDEDYGTLQEANTLKVLPENTAAGLYILLRAADRFAANYNKFPGQFDGEMDEDISRLKSTAVGLLNDLGCNGSAISEDLINEMCRYGASELHVVAAFVGGVASQEVIKLITRQFIPMSGTFIFNGIDHKSQLLLL, encoded by the exons ATGGCGGAACCTAAAGTCAAATATGATCGTCAGCTCAG GATATGGGGTGAGAAAGGACAAGCTGCACTGGAGAAAGCCAGTATCTGCTTACTTAACTGTGGTCCAACTGGTTCTGAAACTTTGAAAAATCTTGTTCTTGGTGGGGTGGGAAGCATCACTATTGTtgatggttctaaggttgaagTGGGTGATCTTGGAAATAATTTTATGG TTGATGAATCAAGTGTTGGACAGTCTAAGGCAGAGTGTGTGTGTGCATTTCTTCAAGAGTTAAATGATGCTGTTAAAGCCAAGTTTATAGAAGAACATCCAGAGGAACTAATTGAGACTAATCCATCATTCTTTTCTCAGTTTACCTTGGTCATAGCTACACAG TTGGTTGAAGATTCCATGGTGAAATTGGATCGAATCTGTCGGGAGGCAaatattagtttaatatttgCACGATCATATGGCCTCATGGGTCTTGTCAGGATCAGTGTGAAG GAACATACAGTAATTGAATCAAAGCCTGACCATTTCTTAGATGATCTACGGCTTAATGACCCATGGCCAGAACTTCGGAG GTTTGCAGAGACAGTAGACTTAAACACAACTGATGCTGTAGTACATAAACACACACCATATATTATTATCCTTGTTAAGATGGCAGAGGAATGGGCAAATACGCATGGTGGAAAGCTTCCTTCTACcagagaagagaaaaaacaatTCAAG GATTTGATTAAATCCAAGATGATCACGGTGGATGAAGAAAACTATAAAGAAGCCATGGAAGCATCATTTAAGGTCTTTTCCCCACAAGGGATTG GTCCAAACTTACAGAAGATTATCAATGACAGCTGTTCGGAAGTTGATTCCAATTCATCTGATTTTTGGGTGATGGTAGCAGCCCTGAAG GAGTTCATAGCTAGTGAAGGTGGTGGTGAAACGCCTCTTGAGGGGTCAATACCAGATATGACATCATCAACTGA ATTGTACGTAAACCTGCAAAAGACCTACCAAGCCAAGGCCGAggttgattttcttgttatggAGCAAAGGGTCAAGAATTTACTCAAGAAAATTAATAGGGATCCAGCCAGCATCTCCCAGGCGAATATAAAGAGCTTTTGTAGAAATGCAAGGAAACTTGCT GTTTGCAGATATCGGCTCATTGAGGACGAGTTCAACTCTCCTGTCCAACCAGAGTTACAGAAGTATCTGACagatgaggattatgg GACTTTGCAAGAAGCCAACACTCTTAAAGTACTTCCTGAAAA TACTGCTGCGGGTCTCTATATTCTTCTTCGAGCAGCTGACCGGTTTGCTGCAAACTATAACAAATTTCCTGGACAATTTGATGG TGAGATGGATGAGGATATATCCCGGCTGAAATCTACAGCTGTTGGCCTACTCAATGACCTTGGTTGCAATGGCTCCGCCATATCAGAGGACCTTATTAATGAGATGTGTCGGTATGGTGCTTCAGAGCTTCATGTTGTAGCTGCCTTTGTTGGAGGAGTTGCGTCACAAGAAGTGATCAAG CTAATCACCAGACAATTCATTCCCATGTCTGGGACTTTCATCTTTAATGGCATAGATCACAAATCTCAACTATTGTTGCTGTAG
- the LOC125862264 gene encoding NEDD8-activating enzyme E1 regulatory subunit AXR1 isoform X2, with translation MAEPKVKYDRQLRIWGEKGQAALEKASICLLNCGPTGSETLKNLVLGGVGSITIVDGSKVEVGDLGNNFMVDESSVGQSKAECVCAFLQELNDAVKAKFIEEHPEELIETNPSFFSQFTLVIATQLVEDSMVKLDRICREANISLIFARSYGLMGLVRISVKEHTVIESKPDHFLDDLRLNDPWPELRRFAETVDLNTTDAVVHKHTPYIIILVKMAEEWANTHGGKLPSTREEKKQFKDLIKSKMITVDEENYKEAMEASFKVFSPQGIGPNLQKIINDSCSEVDSNSSDFWVMVAALKEFIASEGGGETPLEGSIPDMTSSTELYVNLQKTYQAKAEVDFLVMEQRVKNLLKKINRDPASISQANIKSFCRNARKLAVCRYRLIEDEFNSPVQPELQKYLTDEDYGTAAGLYILLRAADRFAANYNKFPGQFDGEMDEDISRLKSTAVGLLNDLGCNGSAISEDLINEMCRYGASELHVVAAFVGGVASQEVIKLITRQFIPMSGTFIFNGIDHKSQLLLL, from the exons ATGGCGGAACCTAAAGTCAAATATGATCGTCAGCTCAG GATATGGGGTGAGAAAGGACAAGCTGCACTGGAGAAAGCCAGTATCTGCTTACTTAACTGTGGTCCAACTGGTTCTGAAACTTTGAAAAATCTTGTTCTTGGTGGGGTGGGAAGCATCACTATTGTtgatggttctaaggttgaagTGGGTGATCTTGGAAATAATTTTATGG TTGATGAATCAAGTGTTGGACAGTCTAAGGCAGAGTGTGTGTGTGCATTTCTTCAAGAGTTAAATGATGCTGTTAAAGCCAAGTTTATAGAAGAACATCCAGAGGAACTAATTGAGACTAATCCATCATTCTTTTCTCAGTTTACCTTGGTCATAGCTACACAG TTGGTTGAAGATTCCATGGTGAAATTGGATCGAATCTGTCGGGAGGCAaatattagtttaatatttgCACGATCATATGGCCTCATGGGTCTTGTCAGGATCAGTGTGAAG GAACATACAGTAATTGAATCAAAGCCTGACCATTTCTTAGATGATCTACGGCTTAATGACCCATGGCCAGAACTTCGGAG GTTTGCAGAGACAGTAGACTTAAACACAACTGATGCTGTAGTACATAAACACACACCATATATTATTATCCTTGTTAAGATGGCAGAGGAATGGGCAAATACGCATGGTGGAAAGCTTCCTTCTACcagagaagagaaaaaacaatTCAAG GATTTGATTAAATCCAAGATGATCACGGTGGATGAAGAAAACTATAAAGAAGCCATGGAAGCATCATTTAAGGTCTTTTCCCCACAAGGGATTG GTCCAAACTTACAGAAGATTATCAATGACAGCTGTTCGGAAGTTGATTCCAATTCATCTGATTTTTGGGTGATGGTAGCAGCCCTGAAG GAGTTCATAGCTAGTGAAGGTGGTGGTGAAACGCCTCTTGAGGGGTCAATACCAGATATGACATCATCAACTGA ATTGTACGTAAACCTGCAAAAGACCTACCAAGCCAAGGCCGAggttgattttcttgttatggAGCAAAGGGTCAAGAATTTACTCAAGAAAATTAATAGGGATCCAGCCAGCATCTCCCAGGCGAATATAAAGAGCTTTTGTAGAAATGCAAGGAAACTTGCT GTTTGCAGATATCGGCTCATTGAGGACGAGTTCAACTCTCCTGTCCAACCAGAGTTACAGAAGTATCTGACagatgaggattatgg TACTGCTGCGGGTCTCTATATTCTTCTTCGAGCAGCTGACCGGTTTGCTGCAAACTATAACAAATTTCCTGGACAATTTGATGG TGAGATGGATGAGGATATATCCCGGCTGAAATCTACAGCTGTTGGCCTACTCAATGACCTTGGTTGCAATGGCTCCGCCATATCAGAGGACCTTATTAATGAGATGTGTCGGTATGGTGCTTCAGAGCTTCATGTTGTAGCTGCCTTTGTTGGAGGAGTTGCGTCACAAGAAGTGATCAAG CTAATCACCAGACAATTCATTCCCATGTCTGGGACTTTCATCTTTAATGGCATAGATCACAAATCTCAACTATTGTTGCTGTAG
- the LOC125862989 gene encoding probable beta-1,3-galactosyltransferase 2 isoform X1, translating to MYFKNRGAIERPSRSVVSKKWSLFLCLGSFCAGMFFTNRMWIISETESGITRTTTVEAERLKLVSEGCITKFLQQKDIKLVSKDNFGILDKTISNLEIELAEAKAAQESILSGVPISEEVEKGELRRKRKYFMVVGINTAFSSRKRRDSVRATWMPQGEKRRKLEEEKGIIIRFVIGHSATLGGILDKAIEAEDKKHGDFLRLDHIEGYLELSAKTKTYFATAVNLWDAEYYIKVDDDVHVNIATLAETLARHRTKPRLYIGCMKSGPVLSRKGVRYHEPEYWKFGDKYFRHATGQIYAISKDLATYISANQHVLHKYTNEDVSLGAWFIGLDVQHIDDRRLCCGTPPDCEWKAQAGNVCVASFDWTCSGICRSVDRMKEVHRHCGEGENALWKAAF from the exons ATGTATTTCAAGAATAGAGGAGCAATAGAAAGGCCTTCAAGAAGTGTAGTTTCTAAAAAATGGAGTCTTTTTCTATGTCTTGGAAGTTTTTGTGCTGGAATGTTCTTCACAAACAG AATGTGGATAATTTCTGAAACAGAAAGTGGAATTACAAGAACAACTACAGTTGAAGCTGAAAGATTGAAATTAGTTTCAGAAGGTTGCATTACAAAATTT TTGCAGCAGAAAGATATAAAACTTGTATCTAAAGATAATTTTGGGATATTAGATAAAACCATTTCAAATTTGGAGATAGAGTTGGCTGAAGCAAAGGCAGCTCAGGAGTCGATTCTTAGTGGGGTTCCGATATCAGAAGAGGTCGAAAAGGGTGAATTacgaagaaaaagaaaatattttatggtGGTAGGAATAAACACCGCGTTTAGTAGCAGAAAAAGAAGGGATTCAGTTCGCGCTACATGGATGCCACAAG GTGAAAAAAGAAGGAAGctggaagaagagaaaggaaTAATCATTCGCTTCGTTATTGGTCATAG TGCCACATTAGGGGGCATATTAGACAAAGCTATTGAAGCTGAGGACAAAAAGCACGGTGATTTCTTGCGTTTG GATCATATTGAGGGTTATCTTGAATTGTCCGCCAAGACGAAGACTTACTTTGCCACTGCTGTTAACTTATGGGATGCTGAGTATTACATCAAGGTTGATGATGATGTTCATGTCAATATAG CTACACTGGCGGAAACATTAGCAAGGCATCGTACAAAACCACGTTTATATATCGGGTGCATGAAATCTGGTCCTGTCCTCTCGAGGAA GGGTGTAAGGTATCATGAACCGGAATATTGGAAATTCGGAGACAAGTATTTTCGTCATGCTACTGGACAAATATATGCCATTTCGAAAGACTTAGCAACTTACATATCAGCAAACCA GCATGTACTTCATAAGTATACAAATGAAGATGTGTCACTGGGAGCTTGGTTTATTGGACTCGATGTGCAGCATATCGATGATCGTAGATTGTGTTGTGGAACCCCACCTG ATTGTGAATGGAAGGCACAGGCAGGCAACGTTTGTGTTGCATCGTTCGATTGGACCTGCAGTGGAATATGCAGGTCTGTCGACAGGATGAAGGAGGTCCATCGCCATTGTGGCGAGGGAGAGAATGCACTATGGAAAGCTGCATTCTGA
- the LOC125862989 gene encoding probable beta-1,3-galactosyltransferase 2 isoform X2 translates to MYFKNRGAIERPSRSVVSKKWSLFLCLGSFCAGMFFTNRMWIISETESGITRTTTVEAERLKLVSEGCITKFQKDIKLVSKDNFGILDKTISNLEIELAEAKAAQESILSGVPISEEVEKGELRRKRKYFMVVGINTAFSSRKRRDSVRATWMPQGEKRRKLEEEKGIIIRFVIGHSATLGGILDKAIEAEDKKHGDFLRLDHIEGYLELSAKTKTYFATAVNLWDAEYYIKVDDDVHVNIATLAETLARHRTKPRLYIGCMKSGPVLSRKGVRYHEPEYWKFGDKYFRHATGQIYAISKDLATYISANQHVLHKYTNEDVSLGAWFIGLDVQHIDDRRLCCGTPPDCEWKAQAGNVCVASFDWTCSGICRSVDRMKEVHRHCGEGENALWKAAF, encoded by the exons ATGTATTTCAAGAATAGAGGAGCAATAGAAAGGCCTTCAAGAAGTGTAGTTTCTAAAAAATGGAGTCTTTTTCTATGTCTTGGAAGTTTTTGTGCTGGAATGTTCTTCACAAACAG AATGTGGATAATTTCTGAAACAGAAAGTGGAATTACAAGAACAACTACAGTTGAAGCTGAAAGATTGAAATTAGTTTCAGAAGGTTGCATTACAAAATTT CAGAAAGATATAAAACTTGTATCTAAAGATAATTTTGGGATATTAGATAAAACCATTTCAAATTTGGAGATAGAGTTGGCTGAAGCAAAGGCAGCTCAGGAGTCGATTCTTAGTGGGGTTCCGATATCAGAAGAGGTCGAAAAGGGTGAATTacgaagaaaaagaaaatattttatggtGGTAGGAATAAACACCGCGTTTAGTAGCAGAAAAAGAAGGGATTCAGTTCGCGCTACATGGATGCCACAAG GTGAAAAAAGAAGGAAGctggaagaagagaaaggaaTAATCATTCGCTTCGTTATTGGTCATAG TGCCACATTAGGGGGCATATTAGACAAAGCTATTGAAGCTGAGGACAAAAAGCACGGTGATTTCTTGCGTTTG GATCATATTGAGGGTTATCTTGAATTGTCCGCCAAGACGAAGACTTACTTTGCCACTGCTGTTAACTTATGGGATGCTGAGTATTACATCAAGGTTGATGATGATGTTCATGTCAATATAG CTACACTGGCGGAAACATTAGCAAGGCATCGTACAAAACCACGTTTATATATCGGGTGCATGAAATCTGGTCCTGTCCTCTCGAGGAA GGGTGTAAGGTATCATGAACCGGAATATTGGAAATTCGGAGACAAGTATTTTCGTCATGCTACTGGACAAATATATGCCATTTCGAAAGACTTAGCAACTTACATATCAGCAAACCA GCATGTACTTCATAAGTATACAAATGAAGATGTGTCACTGGGAGCTTGGTTTATTGGACTCGATGTGCAGCATATCGATGATCGTAGATTGTGTTGTGGAACCCCACCTG ATTGTGAATGGAAGGCACAGGCAGGCAACGTTTGTGTTGCATCGTTCGATTGGACCTGCAGTGGAATATGCAGGTCTGTCGACAGGATGAAGGAGGTCCATCGCCATTGTGGCGAGGGAGAGAATGCACTATGGAAAGCTGCATTCTGA